A region of Liolophura sinensis isolate JHLJ2023 chromosome 8, CUHK_Ljap_v2, whole genome shotgun sequence DNA encodes the following proteins:
- the LOC135473969 gene encoding chitin deacetylase 7-like has translation MDKFSKRYNGLFQGSILCLLLTLVSSQATQCDERNCKLPSCRCPAVHVPGGFEPSDIPQMVLITFDDAVNWENWDYYMQLFPKDGSRKNPNGCPISTTLFVSHNFTDYCMIQKLHARGMEIADHSITHKLPREWWSISTKEELEYEILSQRENLADYGHIPIEDIRGWRSPFLQPNGDNQFEILFHNNFTYDATMTYPFPRNLYSPVLWPFTMNFPWSIACNIDPCPQNTYPEFWVVPVVTMMDYREHLPCSYVDFCTNKPRNQDETLEFLWKNFMRNYRTNRAPYYVNLHSVWFDENDYNLEAMDQFIQRLVDMDDVYVVTVYDAIKWMRNPTSLRNMKDFEPWKCTWTPEKEDRQFCEFTFRPRTTPRVRKTTTTTFSGEKTTTKKHSNSPNLPDDNENSVTPDGFRPWFRRNSATVPKLSVLAGLLTVILAFWL, from the coding sequence ATGGACAAGTTCTCAAAAAGATACAATGGACTTTTTCAAGGGAGCATTTTGTGTCTGCTGCTCACATTAGTTTCGTCTCAAGCCACGCAGTGTGACGAGAGGAACTGCAAGTTACCCTCATGCCGCTGTCCTGCAGTGCACGTGCCCGGAGGCTTCGAACCGAGCGATATCCCACAAATGGTTCTTATCACATTCGACGACGCCGTCAACTGGGAAAACTGGGACTATTACATGCAGTTGTTCCCTAAAGATGGTAGCCGAAAGAATCCAAATGGCTGCCCGATATCCACGACATTGTTCGTGTCACACAATTTCACAGACTACTGCATGATACAGAAACTGCACGCACGTGGAATGGAGATCGCGGATCATAGCATAACACACAAACTCCCCCGAGAGTGGTGGAGCATTTCCACAAAGGAAGAACTTGAATACGAAATTCTATCCCAGCGCGAAAACTTGGCCGACTACGGTCATATTCCAATTGAAGACATCCGCGGTTGGCGGAGCCCATTTCTCCAGCCTAATGGTGACAACcagtttgaaattttattcCACAACAACTTTACATACGACGCCACGATGACGTATCCTTTCCCGCGAAATCTGTACTCACCGGTTCTCTGGCCGTTTACCATGAATTTCCCGTGGTCAATCGCATGTAACATTGATCCCTGCCCCCAGAACACCTACCCTGAGTTCTGGGTGGTTCCGGTTGTCACCATGATGGATTATCGGGAACATCTGCCATGCTCCTACGTCGATTTCTGTACAAACAAGCCGAGAAACCAAGACGAAACGCTGGAATTCTTGTGGAAGAATTTCATGCGAAACTATAGAACAAATCGGGCACCATATTACGTAAATCTTCACTCGGTTTGGTTTGATGAAAATGACTACAATTTAGAAGCCATGGATCAGTTTATTCAGCGTTTAGTAGACATGGATGACGTGTATGTCGTCACAGTGTATGACGCTATCAAATGGATGAGGAACCCGACGTCTCTCAGGAACATGAAAGATTTTGAGCCATGGAAGTGTACGTGGACACCGGAGAAGGAAGACAGACAATTCTGTGAGTTTACTTTCCGTCCTCGGACCACGCCACGTGTAcggaaaacaacaacaacaacgttctCTGGTGAGAAAACCACGACGAAAAAACATTCCAATTCTCCGAATTTACCTGATGACAATGAAAACTCGGTGACCCCTGATGGATTCAGACCATGGTTCCGACGGAACAGTGCCACGGTGCCCAAGCTCTCCGTATTAGCCGGACTATTAACAGTAATTCTTGCATTCTGGTTGTAG